AGATAGCCAAAAAATTTATGATGAATTACAAAAAGAATTCTCAGAACAACAATTAGTACTAGCTCACGCTGGTAAAGGAATTGAATCTTTAGAAACGGAAGTGGCAAAATGATTGAAGTATCCGCCCCGGGAAAATTATATATCGCAGGAGAATATGCCGTTGTCGAACCTGGTCACTTGGCTGTTATTGCAGCTGTCGATCAATTTATCAATGTAACTATTGAAAGTGCCACCGAAAACGGGAGTATTCAATCGCAACAATATAGTGATTTACCTATACGCTGGACAAGAAGAAACGGAGAACTTGTCTTAGACCACCGGGAAAATCCTTTTCATTATATTTTAGCCGCTATTCGTTTAACTGAACGTTATGCTAAAGAACAAGGGACATTATTGAGCTTTTACCATCTTAAAGTAACCAGCGAACTAGATAATTCAAGTGGACGCAAATACGGCTTAGGTTCAAGTGGGGCCGTTACGGTAGGTACAGTTAAAGCACTCAATCTTTTTTATGATTTGCAAATGGACCCACTTATGCAATTCAAAATTGCCGCTTTAGCTCACTTAGCTGTTCAAGGAAATGGTTCTTGCGGAGATATTGCAGCTAGCTGTTTTGGTGGCTGGTTGGCTTTTTCAACTTTTGATCATGAGTGGGTAAAACAAAGACAAACGAAATGGCCTATTAGCGATCTTTTGAAAAGTGATTGGCCTAAACTTTCGATTCAACCATTACAATCGCCTAAGCATATGCGTTTGTTAATTGGATGGACAGGTAGCCCAGCTTCTACTTCAGATTTAGTGGACCAGGTCAATCAATCAAAACAAGATAAAAGTGCTACTCAAAAGGATTATGAACAATTTTTAATAGATAGTCATCACTGTGTAAAAGAGCTGATTGATGGTTTTATGAAAGATAATGTGGTGAAAATCAAAGAAATGATTCAAAAAAACCGTCAGCTATTACAAAAACTTTCGTCAGCAACTAATGTCGTCATTGAAACACCAGCATTAAAACAACTATGCGACCTAGCAGAAAATTGTGGTGGCGCAGCAAAATCTTCTGGCGCAGGAGGTGGCGACTGTGGTATTGTCATTGCCGACCAAAAAACTGGTATTTTACCCCTAATGAGTAAGTGGGAAAAGGCTGACATTATTCCTTTACCTTTACATGTCTACCATTACCGAGGAGGCCCTAAATGAATCGAAAAGATGAACACGTCTCTCTGGCTAAAGCCTTTCATAAGCCTCACGCTAATGACTTTGACGAAGTAAGGCTTGTGCATCAATCATTTACTTCAAACCGATTTAGTGATGTATCTATCGCTACTGAATTATTCCAGCGTGAGTTTTCTTGTCCTTTTTTTATTAATGCTATGACGGGTGGCAGTGAATGGACGAAAAAAATTAATCAAAAACTAGCCATTATTGCTAGAAAAACAGGTTTGATGATGGCAACAGGTTCTGTTTCTACCGCCTTAAAAAACCCTGAAGTAAGAGACTCTTTTACAATTGTTAGAAAAGAATTTCCTGATGGTTTTTTATTAGCTAATGTAGGAGCAGGAACTTCTTT
This region of Tetragenococcus osmophilus genomic DNA includes:
- a CDS encoding phosphomevalonate kinase is translated as MIEVSAPGKLYIAGEYAVVEPGHLAVIAAVDQFINVTIESATENGSIQSQQYSDLPIRWTRRNGELVLDHRENPFHYILAAIRLTERYAKEQGTLLSFYHLKVTSELDNSSGRKYGLGSSGAVTVGTVKALNLFYDLQMDPLMQFKIAALAHLAVQGNGSCGDIAASCFGGWLAFSTFDHEWVKQRQTKWPISDLLKSDWPKLSIQPLQSPKHMRLLIGWTGSPASTSDLVDQVNQSKQDKSATQKDYEQFLIDSHHCVKELIDGFMKDNVVKIKEMIQKNRQLLQKLSSATNVVIETPALKQLCDLAENCGGAAKSSGAGGGDCGIVIADQKTGILPLMSKWEKADIIPLPLHVYHYRGGPK